One window of Rasiella rasia genomic DNA carries:
- a CDS encoding SusC/RagA family TonB-linked outer membrane protein: MNLKTKLTLIMMLFSSIVIIAQENYSLSGTVVSAVDQMGIPGANVIVKGTTVGASTDFDGNFTISVKSGDVLVFSYIGFVTQEVLIENQTTLNITLSEDENTLEQVVVVGYGTLKKSNVTSAIAKVEGGDLAAIQATRVDDALAGKLAGVLIQNQDGAPGADPKIQVRAASSINGNSNPLIVVDGYPISGSLATVNANDIDSIEVLKDAASAAIYGSRGANGVILVTTKKGKKGEPSFSYNTYTSISSRYLVDNINMTAGEWANTLEAGIADGTYDVSELDPNFVNYKINAYRNSPDVVAVEDYLFRNGYSTSHDFSMSGGSDNANYFASVGYQNTEGIVITQGFERLNARLNVDAKIGEKFKTGVSFNGFASERDIVGHDMRDLLRAYSISPIYHTAASIAFVQQLDRQAQAMGLDAFDDGYRAGPDSPFNKSIYTLQPGDTAQDWHYGRSGNGIGGSGDAGPATKLDNTDRWQKTFFANVTSYLQYSLLDGLNIKAVLGADIRDTKDYFWRGLEFDSRARSNQTALDETTVKQTSTLSETTLNYAKQLGSHDISAVAGVEFQRINFNGNSLNGSNVPFSDIINYNLLDPEDIIVTERDETISRWSVFGRLNYAFDNRYLVSASVRRDGDSRFGSNNRYKTFPALSLGWNVHNESFYNIEFLSLLKPRFSTGSLGTTSDLGAYSSLSLLNPQPTAFGTGFLIPSDVANSDLTWQTNTETNYGIDLGFMNNRVRLGIDYYTSDIEDILINQSVSEVFGTTSIRLNSGDVRSSGLEAELSAVIVRNDNFRWDIGANLSTVETEITDLGGLEELPRTIYGQSGRGPVFRNYVGGEIGEMWGLETKGQVEDVYIADPTRAIGINSSAFYVVDQNGDGVIDKTKTVEEGGDLVKIGQNTPDFYYGFNTSMNYKAFDMSLQFQGSQGGDVWNVDPIYYNSEFGGRLRSSFDANEDGIADHNGEYYLDSNNQLDAQVQDASYVALRNLTVGYTVNPDWVSKIGIDSARIYAAATNLLYLWGDDYTSFNPEGVETTNGGYLGPTTYGVQVGASPIVRSFTFGLNVNF; the protein is encoded by the coding sequence ATGAATTTAAAAACGAAGTTAACTTTAATTATGATGCTCTTCAGTAGCATTGTAATTATTGCACAAGAAAACTACTCGCTTTCGGGTACCGTAGTTTCAGCAGTTGATCAAATGGGTATTCCTGGGGCTAACGTTATAGTTAAGGGAACTACTGTTGGGGCATCTACTGATTTCGACGGAAATTTTACAATTAGTGTAAAAAGCGGGGATGTATTGGTGTTCTCTTATATCGGTTTTGTAACGCAAGAGGTTTTGATTGAAAATCAGACAACCTTAAATATTACGTTATCTGAAGATGAGAATACATTAGAGCAGGTAGTTGTTGTAGGTTATGGAACGCTTAAGAAAAGTAACGTGACCAGTGCAATTGCGAAGGTAGAAGGTGGTGATCTCGCTGCAATTCAAGCCACTCGTGTAGACGATGCACTTGCAGGAAAATTAGCAGGGGTACTAATTCAAAACCAAGACGGTGCTCCGGGTGCAGACCCTAAAATTCAAGTAAGAGCGGCTTCGTCTATAAATGGTAACTCCAATCCGTTAATTGTTGTAGACGGCTATCCTATCTCAGGGAGCTTAGCAACTGTAAACGCTAATGATATAGATAGTATAGAGGTGTTAAAAGATGCTGCATCTGCGGCTATTTATGGTTCTAGGGGGGCTAACGGTGTTATATTAGTAACCACCAAAAAAGGAAAAAAGGGTGAGCCTTCTTTTAGTTATAATACCTACACTAGTATTTCAAGCCGATATTTGGTAGACAATATTAACATGACAGCTGGAGAATGGGCTAATACGCTAGAGGCTGGTATTGCCGATGGTACATATGATGTTTCTGAATTAGATCCGAACTTCGTAAACTACAAGATAAACGCCTATAGAAATTCACCAGACGTGGTTGCTGTAGAAGATTATTTGTTTAGAAACGGATACAGTACAAGTCATGACTTTAGTATGAGTGGTGGTTCTGATAACGCAAATTACTTTGCTTCAGTTGGGTATCAAAATACTGAAGGTATTGTGATTACACAGGGTTTTGAGAGACTTAATGCTCGTTTAAATGTGGATGCTAAAATTGGTGAAAAATTTAAAACAGGAGTAAGTTTCAATGGTTTTGCTTCAGAAAGAGATATTGTAGGTCATGACATGAGAGACCTTTTAAGAGCATATAGCATTTCTCCAATTTACCATACAGCGGCGTCTATTGCTTTTGTTCAACAATTAGATAGACAAGCACAAGCGATGGGGCTTGATGCATTTGATGATGGTTACAGAGCAGGACCTGATTCACCTTTCAACAAGAGTATTTACACCTTACAGCCAGGAGATACGGCACAAGACTGGCATTACGGAAGAAGTGGTAACGGTATTGGAGGATCTGGAGATGCTGGTCCAGCAACTAAACTTGACAACACAGACCGTTGGCAAAAAACCTTTTTCGCTAATGTAACGTCTTACTTACAATACAGTTTGTTAGATGGGTTAAATATTAAAGCAGTTTTGGGTGCAGATATTAGAGATACTAAAGATTATTTCTGGAGAGGACTTGAGTTCGATTCTAGAGCACGTTCTAATCAGACAGCTTTAGATGAAACAACGGTAAAACAAACATCTACTTTAAGTGAAACTACGTTGAATTACGCTAAGCAATTAGGTAGTCATGATATATCTGCAGTAGCGGGGGTAGAATTTCAACGAATTAATTTTAATGGTAATTCTTTAAATGGTTCAAATGTACCGTTTAGTGATATTATAAACTACAACCTGTTAGATCCAGAAGACATTATTGTAACAGAGCGTGACGAGACTATTTCAAGATGGAGTGTCTTCGGAAGATTAAACTACGCTTTTGATAATCGTTACTTAGTGTCGGCTTCGGTACGTAGAGATGGTGACTCACGTTTCGGATCAAACAACAGGTACAAAACCTTCCCAGCTCTTTCTTTAGGTTGGAACGTTCATAACGAATCTTTCTATAACATTGAGTTTTTAAGTTTACTAAAGCCTAGATTCAGTACTGGATCTTTAGGAACTACTTCAGATTTAGGTGCGTATAGCTCTTTAAGTCTTTTGAATCCCCAACCAACAGCCTTCGGAACAGGATTTTTAATCCCATCAGATGTGGCAAATTCAGACCTAACTTGGCAAACAAATACGGAAACAAACTACGGTATTGATTTAGGGTTTATGAATAACCGTGTTAGATTAGGAATAGATTATTATACATCAGATATTGAAGACATCTTAATTAACCAAAGTGTCTCTGAGGTATTTGGTACAACATCTATTAGACTTAACTCTGGTGACGTAAGAAGCTCAGGATTAGAAGCTGAACTTTCCGCAGTTATTGTGAGAAACGACAATTTTAGATGGGATATCGGTGCCAACCTTTCTACGGTAGAAACTGAAATTACAGATTTAGGTGGTCTTGAAGAATTACCTAGAACCATTTACGGGCAGAGTGGTAGAGGTCCTGTATTTAGAAATTATGTAGGTGGAGAAATAGGAGAGATGTGGGGATTAGAAACTAAAGGACAGGTGGAAGATGTGTATATAGCAGACCCAACACGTGCTATTGGTATTAATAGTTCGGCGTTTTATGTTGTTGACCAAAATGGAGATGGTGTTATTGATAAGACAAAAACAGTTGAAGAAGGTGGAGATTTAGTGAAAATTGGACAGAACACACCAGATTTTTACTATGGTTTTAACACTTCTATGAACTATAAGGCCTTTGATATGTCACTACAATTTCAAGGTTCTCAAGGAGGTGATGTTTGGAATGTTGACCCAATCTATTACAATTCAGAATTTGGAGGAAGACTACGTTCTAGCTTCGATGCAAACGAAGACGGTATAGCCGATCATAACGGAGAGTATTATTTAGATTCTAATAACCAGTTAGATGCACAAGTACAAGACGCATCTTATGTAGCGCTTAGAAATCTTACAGTAGGATATACAGTTAACCCAGACTGGGTTAGTAAAATTGGGATTGATTCTGCAAGAATTTATGCTGCAGCAACTAATCTACTGTACTTATGGGGAGATGATTACACTTCTTTTAACCCAGAAGGTGTAGAAACTACCAATGGTGGTTACCTAGGGCCTACGACTTATGGAGTGCAAGTAGGTGCAAGCCCGATTGTAAGAAGCTTTACATTTGGTTTAAATGTTAATTTTTAA